In Gossypium arboreum isolate Shixiya-1 chromosome 3, ASM2569848v2, whole genome shotgun sequence, the sequence ctgaactgaacttagtccgtatgagcctataatgggtgaggatcgaggaatctgcggGTTCAGGTACCTTTGCTTTAGAACCAACCCACACATAGCATGCCTTAGGAGCCTGCCTTAAGTAGAACTACACCGAGACCTAGTGGTTACTGAAGTAAGTGCTTGATtgctttgatttttatttttgattctgatttgcttttattttttctttaacaGTGATTGCATATCATTTTTACCATAAAAGAAGGTGTCGATTTACGGTTCAGTTACTAAATAGAAAGTTTTGCCATGGAAAGCGAATTCTCTGATAAAGTGGAGTATAATGCGTTTACCCAGAAATGGTCAGAGAACACACAATTAGAGAAGGGTGACAGTTTGGCGGAAGGGTATACATCAGAGTTATAGGACTTTACCCGTATTAGTATGGTACAGAGTGATCTTAGGGAGCTGAAAGAGATGTGGATTCATTGGGATGGTGAGATGAAGCAGTTATTCTATCATAATTATGGTGATATGTCTTATCTTCTTGATATTAAGGTACCGAGCCATGGCTCAATTCTGGAATTCTGCTTACAGCTGTTTTACTTTCGAAAATATGGATTTAAcacctactatagaagaatataCAACTTTGCTTAGATGTCCGAAGTTTCAAACCGACAAGATTTATTCTAGAATCATCAATGTCCCAACTTTCGTCAAGAGATTGATGAATATTACCGGGATGAATGAGCAGTGGGTTGTGGCTCGAGTCCAGCAGAAGGGTGATGGGAAGTGTATCCCTTGGGTAAGTTTGAGAGAGCTGATTCTGACGCATCCTGATATGAAGAGAAGAGTCGACGTCTTTGCTTTGAGTGTTTATGGGTTGGTCGTTTTCCCTAAGGCTTTAAGGCAAATAGACGAAGCAGTTAccaatttatttgaccaacttggTAAAGGGATCACACCTGTTCCTGCAATATTAGCTGAGACTTTCAGATATTTGAATACATGCCGAAGAGCAGGCAAAGgcagatttattggatgtgcacagcttTTATTAGTTTGGTTCAATAGCCACTTTTGGAAGATGGAGAAGGTCTCTTATCAACCCTTCCTTCGAAATTTCTCTCATTTGAAGGAAATAGCAGCTACGCCGAGGAGGGACGATATATCAGAGGAGAGATGGATGGCAATACTTCAAAATCTCCAAGAGGATGATATCGAGTGGAGAGCTCTTTGGATGGTTCCCGGTGAGATTCTTTTCCGGTGTGGAGATTATGATTGGGTTCTTTTGTTAGAGATTTGGGGAGGCATTGGTTATGCCCTTTTCCTCATATCGAGGTAATACAGGTCGAGGCAATTCATAACTGCAACACAGGGGCTGGCTCAGAGCGAGTTTTGTTATAAAGGGgataattacaagaaaaaggttaGAGAGATTTGTAATGCTTGGAACCGAACCTACCGGATGGAAGAAGTTGCTGTAAACCCAATGGTGACCCCTAGGTATAACTAATGGCGAATAAGAAGGGTTAATGATAACATTCTGAGGCCAAATCTAGAAGATGCTCGATTGATAAAGGAATATCTACGAGTCGTCCCCTTtgagttggaaattataaagcaaGACTTTGAAAAGAAAAGttcggagttagaaaagaaaatagaacagTTGGAAGTGGAAAAGGTGTACTTGAAGCTGGATGTGGATGTTCAAAAGTCGGAGGCCGAGAATTTGAGAAAAGgaaagagaaaagttgaagagGACCTTGCTAGCTTGAAGGATTATTACAAGAGATATCGTCCATCAGTGAAGAAGGCTGGTTTAGGTAAAACGTCTGAACAGTGGAGGCAAGAAATCCAAGAAGAAAAAGCTAAAACTAACCAGTGGAAGAAGAAGTTCCATGATACTAAGGCACGAGAGGTTGGGTTAGAGAAAAGCTTAGATGATAGTCAAAATGAAAAGGAGATGTTAAGGGCCTGGGTAGCTGAGTTAGAGAATGCACTACACCAGCATCGGAGTCGAAACTCGGTGATTGAATTAAAGGCCAGCTTAAGTAGGATCGAGGATTTGAAAGGAAAAGTAGAAGAACTGGAGTCTACACTTCAGAATTGTGAGCTCCGAATTGAACGACCGGAAGCAAATAACGGTCAGTTAAGCGAGCAACTTCATTGATTTCAAGATCAGGTCTGGGATAGAGATTACCTCATGGGCGAAGCTATAATCCAAATACGAGAAGTGGCTGATTACTTACAGACTCTGGAAGTTCAGGCAGATGTGTTGAGTGCCAAATATGAGTTAGTGTCAGAACGAGAGCAAGAGTTAGCCTCCCTTATTAGGAAAGTGAAGACTTTGAGCACTAGTGCTAAGCCatatatgtaatccgttttatgtaaggGATTTTGTTTTTTGaagtaaagttttctaaatggaattgaatcagaatcaacgtcttttttttgcattcatctcatgcatttgcatttaCATCATGTCATATACATTAGCTTTCATAAAAAGATCTCTAAttgattaaaatttattttagttaatcTGAAAACTCGCAAAAGTTCACCGATTAAGCACCACTATAATACGCGAAGGAGAACGAGAGCCATAGACCAAAGATTAGAGAAATTAGAATAGATGCAGAAggaaatgcaagagcaactgCATTTACAGATGCAAGAGTAGTTAGCCAAAATACAACAAGACATGAGAGATCAGATGTTAGAATCCCAGAAAAACATGATAAACCAATTTGCACAAATGTTGGCTGGAGCTTCGAATAAAGGAAAGAGTCCTATGATTAGTACTGGAAACGATGATAAGGACCCTTCTGTTCCCCCAGGCTTTACCCCGGCGGGCATTCAAACACCACAACCTAGGGTATCTGTTAACATTAAACCTCCGTGTCAAAATGGTACTTCAGCCCCGATGAATTTCCCAATAGGCTCAAGCTCTAACCCTGAGGATAGTTTGGCGAATCCTAGGGTCCCCGATTTCGATGAGACAGTAGAAGTGGAAAAGGCGAGAATGGAGATCCCAAAGCAGCTAGAGGATCGTTGCAAGTAGCTTGAGGAGAAGTTCAAAGCGTTGGAGAATGTTGATTATCATGGTGGGATTGATGCTAAGGATCTGAGCCTGGTCCCAAACCTAGTACTTCCTCCAAAGTTCAAGATGCCGGAGTTTGAGAAATACAAAAGGACCAGTTGTCTTGAGGCTCACATCACaatgttctgtcgaaggatgacaggATATATCCATAATGATCAGTTATTAATCCACTGCTTCCAAGATGGCCTGATTGGGCAGCGACCAAATGGTATAACCAGTTGAATCGGGGCCAAATTAGTTCATGGAAAGACTTGACACAAGCTTTTATGAAGTAATATAGCCACGTGACGAATATAGCgcctgatagaatcactttacaaagtatggaaaagaagccgaatgaaagttttaggcaatatgcccAGAGATGGAGAGAAATCGCTACACGGGTTCAACCGCCACTGCTTGAGAAGAAAACGACCATGTTGTTTATCAATACCCTGAAAGCACATTTCATCAATCACTTGCTAGGAGGCGCAACTAAGAGATTTTCAGATATAGTAATATCCGGtgagatgatagaaaatgtaataAGGTGCGGAAAGATAGAAGTTGGGGAGAGCACCAAGAAGTCGGTCCCACGAAAGAGAGAAAATGAAGTAAACAATGTAAGTAGGAGTTATGCAAAACTGATCACTGTGAATCAATCGAGAATAGTAAACGCGAGTCAGCAAGCCTCATCAAAGCAAGAGTCTGATACAAAGCGCAATACGGAGAAACTCCAGTTTACATCCATTCCAGTGACGTATAAGGAGTTATATCAAACTTTATTTAATGCACATGTTGTATCCCCGGTTTACCTGAAACTGATGCAACCTCCGTATCCCAAGTGGTACAACGAAAATgtccaatgcgaataccatgtgGGAATCACAGGACATGCGATAGAAAATTGCACCGTATTTAAGAGGTTAGTGGAAAAGCTCCTTGAAATGGGCATCATAAAATTCGATGAGTCATCTGGCGGGGAAAATCCGTTACCCAATCATGCCGACAATGGGGTAAATGCAGTAATTGAGAATACCGGGAAGAGAGTTAAAATGACTGTGGCTGAAGTAAGAACACCATTGAGAGAGGTTTGGAAGGAAATAATGAAGAGAAGGTTAATCACGCAGAGTTCGGGAAACAGACCCTAGAAAATAGGGAACTATTGTGAGTTCCATGTTGAGGAGGATCATGAGATCCAAGAATGTGATGAATTTAGGGTCTTAATACAGGAACTTATGGACAACAAAGAGCTGGAATTCTTTGAATATGTAGAAGAGAGAGATGTATGCACCTCGGAGAAAATGAAGTTGGATTGAAAATGGCACCAAGAATAGTGATACAGAAACCCGTTGCTTTCTCTTATAAGGATAGCAAGAGGGTACCTTGGAGCTATAATTGTAATGTGACAATCCCGGGAGGGAAGAACCAGGTCAACATGCAAGGGGAAGCCCAGGATGT encodes:
- the LOC108474992 gene encoding uncharacterized protein LOC108474992; translation: MESEFSDKVEYNAFTQKWSENTQLEKGDSLAEGYRAMAQFWNSAYSCFTFENMDLTPTIEEYTTLLRCPKFQTDKIYSRIINVPTFVKRLMNITGMNEQWVVARVQQKGDGKCIPWVSLRELILTHPDMKRRVDVFALSVYGLVVFPKALRQIDEAVTNLFDQLGKGITPVPAILAETFRYLNTCRRAGKGRFIGCAQLLLVWFNSHFWKMEKVSYQPFLRNFSHLKEIAATPRRDDISEERWMAILQNLQEDDIEWRALWMVPGEILFRCGDYDWVLLLEIWGGIGYALFLISRVNDNILRPNLEDARLIKEYLRVVPFELEIIKQDFEKKSSELEKKIEQLEVEKVYLKLDVDVQKSEAENLRKGKRKVEEDLASLKDYYKRYRPSVKKAGLGKTSEQWRQEIQEEKAKTNQWKKKFHDTKAREVGLEKSLDDSQNEKEMLRAWVAELENALHQHRSRNSVIELKASLSRIEDLKGKVEELESTLQNCELRIERPEANNGQLSEQLH